A portion of the Paenibacillus hamazuiensis genome contains these proteins:
- a CDS encoding ArsR/SmtB family transcription factor yields the protein MVEIEKMVEILKLAADKSRLTILLLLQEKELCVCEMVEILQTSQPNISQHMRKLKDGGLVKESKRGQWVYYSLAIDDKPFLVDLLKHLPSQKERVEQLTCECE from the coding sequence ATGGTAGAAATTGAAAAAATGGTCGAAATTTTAAAGCTCGCGGCTGACAAATCCAGGTTAACGATCTTGCTATTGCTTCAGGAAAAAGAACTTTGCGTATGTGAAATGGTTGAGATCTTGCAAACCAGCCAGCCCAATATCAGTCAGCACATGCGTAAATTAAAGGATGGAGGTTTGGTCAAAGAATCCAAAAGAGGTCAATGGGTGTATTACTCTTTGGCCATAGACGATAAGCCTTTCCTCGTGGACTTGTTAAAGCATCTGCCAAGCCAAAAAGAGCGAGTCGAACAACTAACCTGTGAATGCGAGTAA
- a CDS encoding MarR family winged helix-turn-helix transcriptional regulator — MNSFKNDVSYALIQLIKEHRRQAEEALKQLGLHAAQEFVLFLLWEEDGLSQSQLAARLKLELPTITKSVQRMERIGLVKRHVDEQDTRISRVYLTESGRELYEPAMQVWKNLDARICLNMTELEQALFRRLLQQGLANLS, encoded by the coding sequence ATGAACTCATTTAAAAATGATGTATCTTACGCTCTCATTCAATTGATCAAAGAACACCGCAGGCAGGCCGAGGAAGCACTTAAGCAGTTGGGTTTGCATGCAGCGCAAGAGTTTGTACTTTTTTTGCTCTGGGAAGAAGATGGCCTATCTCAATCTCAACTCGCGGCTCGCCTCAAGCTGGAACTTCCGACTATCACTAAATCTGTGCAGCGAATGGAACGTATCGGCTTGGTAAAGCGTCATGTTGACGAGCAGGACACACGTATTTCTCGTGTCTATCTTACCGAATCCGGGCGCGAACTCTATGAGCCAGCCATGCAAGTATGGAAAAATCTTGATGCTCGCATCTGTCTCAATATGACTGAGCTTGAGCAGGCTTTGTTTCGTCGGCTGCTTCAACAAGGTCTGGCGAATCTTTCCTAA
- a CDS encoding SDR family NAD(P)-dependent oxidoreductase — MKKEVPSMKDRIALVTGGSRGIGAATAIQLGQHGARVAVNYYRNKTAAQEVVEIIESAGGKAIAVQADVTKQEEVEQMVSHVRETLGSIDTLVLNAPASSSSSSEIPAHEQLQAILAPFTASHWGILESFVRGQLQAAYFPSQAVLPDMMKQQRGSIIFVSATHARRPNEGGIAVAVAVAKASVEAMMQHMALELGPAGIRVNTVGGGMILTDLNAGAPQEIKNQIAQMTPLRRNGRPEDMASAITYLASNQASFVTGAYLTVDGGNFII, encoded by the coding sequence ATGAAAAAGGAAGTTCCCTCGATGAAAGATCGTATTGCCTTAGTGACAGGAGGAAGTCGTGGCATTGGTGCAGCAACAGCGATTCAACTTGGACAGCACGGTGCCCGTGTGGCCGTTAACTACTACCGTAATAAAACGGCTGCTCAAGAAGTAGTAGAAATTATTGAGAGCGCCGGAGGCAAGGCAATTGCCGTTCAAGCGGACGTCACGAAGCAGGAGGAAGTTGAACAAATGGTTTCGCACGTTCGTGAGACTCTCGGATCAATTGATACATTGGTTCTCAATGCTCCAGCGTCAAGCAGCTCCTCTTCCGAGATTCCTGCCCACGAACAGCTTCAAGCTATCCTCGCTCCTTTCACAGCAAGTCATTGGGGTATTTTGGAGTCATTCGTTCGAGGTCAATTACAAGCAGCTTACTTTCCGAGCCAGGCGGTTCTTCCGGATATGATGAAGCAACAACGAGGAAGTATCATTTTCGTCAGTGCTACCCATGCCCGCCGACCCAACGAGGGAGGAATAGCTGTAGCCGTTGCCGTAGCCAAGGCCAGCGTGGAGGCGATGATGCAGCATATGGCACTCGAACTGGGGCCCGCAGGCATTAGGGTCAATACGGTGGGTGGAGGAATGATTCTTACCGATCTAAACGCCGGAGCGCCACAGGAGATAAAAAACCAGATAGCTCAAATGACTCCTTTGCGGAGGAATGGCCGACCTGAAGATATGGCTTCTGCCATCACCTATCTGGCCTCCAATCAAGCCTCATTTGTAACCGGAGCCTATCTCACAGTGGATGGCGGCAACTTTATCATCTAA
- the arsC gene encoding arsenate reductase (thioredoxin) translates to MDKKLVYFLCTGNSCRSQIADGFLKSFGGDKYEVKSAGLEAHGLNPRAVSVMKEAGVDISNHTSDVIDPEILNRADYVITLCGHADEHCPVILNKNVVKWHWGFEDPAKAIGTEEEIMAKFREVRDSIKDRIELFVREGK, encoded by the coding sequence ATGGACAAAAAATTAGTATATTTTCTTTGCACCGGAAACTCCTGCAGAAGCCAGATCGCTGACGGATTCTTGAAATCGTTTGGCGGCGACAAGTACGAAGTGAAGAGCGCCGGCCTGGAAGCACATGGCTTGAACCCTCGCGCCGTTTCTGTTATGAAAGAAGCAGGTGTAGACATTTCGAACCATACATCGGACGTGATTGATCCAGAGATATTGAACAGAGCGGACTACGTCATCACCTTGTGCGGCCATGCCGATGAGCATTGTCCCGTCATCTTGAACAAAAATGTGGTTAAATGGCACTGGGGATTTGAAGACCCTGCGAAAGCGATCGGAACCGAAGAAGAAATCATGGCAAAATTCCGGGAAGTGCGCGATTCGATTAAAGATCGCATCGAGTTGTTTGTGAGAGAAGGGAAATGA
- a CDS encoding GNAT family N-acetyltransferase encodes MELVKVSFEKKAVLRNLMELYQYDMSEFEEDNDVNEYGLFDYKYLDHYWTEEGRHPFFVMKSGKLAGFVLVREIIGHVNETTKFSLAEFFILKKYRGQGIGKEAAYKTFDMFKGRWSVFWLENNLPAKRFWTKSIADYSKGNCIETTYAGNPALEFNSNS; translated from the coding sequence ATGGAATTGGTAAAGGTTTCATTTGAAAAAAAGGCTGTGCTGCGAAATCTCATGGAGTTATATCAATACGACATGAGTGAATTTGAGGAAGATAACGATGTCAACGAATATGGTCTCTTTGACTACAAGTATCTCGACCACTACTGGACGGAAGAAGGCCGCCATCCATTTTTTGTTATGAAATCGGGGAAACTGGCGGGGTTTGTTTTGGTCAGAGAAATTATCGGGCATGTCAATGAAACGACTAAGTTTTCGCTGGCTGAGTTTTTCATTTTAAAAAAGTACCGAGGGCAAGGAATTGGAAAGGAAGCGGCGTATAAAACGTTCGATATGTTTAAAGGACGATGGAGTGTATTTTGGTTGGAAAACAATTTGCCTGCCAAGCGATTTTGGACGAAATCAATTGCAGATTACTCGAAGGGTAATTGTATAGAAACAACGTACGCAGGCAATCCGGCGTTGGAGTTCAACTCGAACTCTTGA
- a CDS encoding phosphotransferase family protein has translation MGLGERIGRGNTADIYVLGSDRVVKVFRDPQLLDLERRISTVIEELAVGAPAFYGTVEVDGITGLAYERIQGPSMLEMLIGKPEKAAEYGRELAQLHAKLHSVKATGRLQSIKSRLAYMISGIRHAGFEPLREAIVSRLSELPEDDHLCHGDFHPGNVMLSQRGPVVIDWMTAVCGPAQADAARTIMILRHAVLPSELPEVVIRTFAQLRTVLLQAYEDAYLKLTGCGREELAKWELPLMAARLGESVPEEEQRTLLAIIQRQLS, from the coding sequence ATGGGATTGGGAGAGCGGATTGGCAGAGGCAACACTGCGGATATTTATGTACTAGGGTCGGATCGGGTTGTTAAAGTATTTCGCGACCCCCAATTACTGGACTTGGAGCGGAGGATCAGTACCGTTATTGAGGAGTTGGCGGTAGGCGCCCCGGCATTTTACGGTACCGTAGAAGTTGACGGTATTACCGGACTCGCATATGAGAGGATCCAGGGACCTTCCATGCTGGAGATGCTGATAGGCAAGCCGGAAAAAGCTGCAGAATACGGCCGCGAGCTGGCTCAGCTTCACGCCAAGTTGCATAGCGTCAAGGCAACCGGGCGGCTGCAATCCATTAAAAGCCGACTGGCTTATATGATCAGCGGCATTCGTCATGCCGGTTTCGAGCCGTTACGAGAGGCGATCGTAAGCCGTCTGTCCGAGCTTCCCGAGGATGATCATCTTTGCCACGGCGACTTCCATCCCGGCAATGTGATGTTAAGTCAGCGGGGTCCTGTCGTGATCGACTGGATGACCGCAGTATGTGGTCCGGCACAAGCAGATGCAGCCAGGACGATTATGATACTTCGTCATGCGGTCTTACCGTCAGAGCTTCCCGAGGTCGTTATCCGGACGTTTGCTCAGCTTCGAACCGTATTGCTGCAAGCGTATGAGGACGCCTATCTCAAACTGACCGGCTGCGGCCGGGAGGAGCTTGCCAAGTGGGAGCTTCCGCTTATGGCGGCGCGCCTGGGCGAGAGCGTTCCGGAGGAGGAGCAGCGCACTCTGCTCGCTATAATACAGCGGCAGCTCAGCTAA
- a CDS encoding MFS transporter produces MSTDQQTRLHAAAPEMAAVQKRALGWSLALLALAQLIYSLDINIVYVALPEIGQGLGFSKQSLQWVVSAYTIFCGGFLLLGGRAADLLGHKRMFVFALLLYAVSSLLGGLAWNAPVIIIARAIQGIGAAFLFPATLSLINRLFEEGPRRNRALAIWGGAGASGLTLGSLLGGLLTDAFGWEAVFYVNVPLAGIVALVATFIIPRDEPKVRKRRFDIPGAVTVTAGATLLVYVLVQGPEFGWTSPNMIVCAILSLMLLAGFTLIQARSADPLMPLQLFRNRSLVAGTIITFIFMGTYGALPYFLTILFQNVHGYSALNAGLAFIIPSLAIAAGTQLGERLATRLEARNTLLIGLLIGVAGTVLIPVGVYSGSSYLIIVPGIVISGIGQGITWTGMWVAASSGVAEEDQGVASGIASTTLNIGNAVGLAILIAVANMGIQGKTGDALREAIAAGERTAIYLAALGILLGAVVALFLPRKQTR; encoded by the coding sequence ATGTCTACCGATCAACAAACTCGGCTTCATGCCGCAGCACCGGAAATGGCTGCCGTTCAAAAGCGGGCATTAGGATGGAGTTTGGCTCTGCTCGCCCTGGCCCAACTCATTTACTCGCTTGACATCAATATCGTTTACGTTGCTCTCCCGGAAATTGGCCAAGGACTCGGTTTTTCGAAGCAGTCGCTGCAATGGGTGGTCAGCGCTTATACGATTTTCTGCGGAGGGTTTCTGCTTCTTGGGGGGCGTGCCGCCGATTTGCTGGGACATAAGAGGATGTTTGTTTTCGCTTTGCTTCTCTATGCAGTTTCGTCATTACTCGGTGGACTCGCTTGGAACGCGCCAGTCATTATCATCGCCCGCGCGATCCAAGGCATCGGTGCGGCGTTTCTCTTTCCGGCCACTTTGTCGCTGATCAACCGATTGTTTGAAGAAGGACCGCGCCGTAACCGCGCCCTTGCCATATGGGGCGGAGCTGGCGCCAGCGGACTGACGTTAGGTTCGCTATTGGGCGGATTGCTGACCGATGCCTTCGGCTGGGAAGCCGTCTTTTATGTCAATGTGCCGCTCGCAGGTATCGTCGCGCTGGTCGCCACGTTTATTATTCCCCGCGACGAGCCGAAGGTACGGAAGCGCCGCTTTGATATACCCGGGGCCGTCACAGTGACCGCAGGCGCCACACTCTTGGTTTATGTTCTCGTGCAGGGGCCTGAATTCGGTTGGACTTCTCCGAATATGATTGTATGCGCCATTCTTTCCTTAATGCTCCTAGCGGGGTTTACTTTAATCCAGGCCCGGAGCGCCGATCCGTTAATGCCTTTGCAGCTATTCCGCAATCGCAGCCTGGTTGCAGGCACTATCATCACTTTCATTTTTATGGGAACGTACGGCGCGCTGCCGTATTTCCTTACGATACTTTTTCAAAACGTACACGGATACAGTGCTCTGAATGCCGGACTTGCCTTTATTATCCCTTCTCTGGCCATAGCGGCGGGCACCCAGCTCGGCGAAAGGCTGGCCACCCGTCTGGAGGCACGCAATACGCTGCTGATCGGCCTGCTCATCGGAGTTGCCGGTACGGTACTGATTCCGGTAGGCGTGTATTCCGGCAGCAGTTATCTTATCATCGTTCCGGGCATCGTTATCTCCGGTATCGGCCAAGGGATTACATGGACCGGCATGTGGGTCGCCGCCTCCAGCGGCGTAGCCGAGGAAGACCAAGGCGTCGCATCCGGTATTGCGTCAACCACGTTAAATATCGGCAACGCCGTAGGCCTTGCCATTCTGATAGCCGTTGCCAATATGGGTATTCAAGGAAAAACCGGCGATGCTCTGCGTGAAGCCATCGCTGCGGGTGAGCGGACAGCCATTTATTTGGCGGCGCTCGGCATTCTTCTCGGTGCGGTTGTCGCTTTGTTTTTGCCTCGAAAACAAACCCGTTAA
- a CDS encoding DUF3888 domain-containing protein, producing MKKHFIVGVLCGAFLMAATSVFASSAIEAIIFPSKVTFFLANGLSKEVQLQEGEEVLSYNNKAYVPLRLFAESSGALVKYTQASPETDNKHQIDVRYAAEKAFSEQTSNAAGSKPLEDSRELQLQDMLVISLLPHMQEKLAEVYADIITIPPVIHPDSVNVKNIERVAAFRGFDFLITIDAQPMVGPHIPVGEDVFTFRISSAGVEIKNYEHLKGPNKDDFLPNYQYLLK from the coding sequence TTGAAAAAACATTTTATTGTAGGAGTGCTGTGCGGTGCCTTCTTAATGGCAGCAACTTCTGTATTTGCTTCGAGTGCAATCGAAGCAATAATCTTTCCAAGTAAAGTTACTTTTTTTCTAGCCAACGGACTTTCCAAAGAAGTACAGCTTCAGGAAGGCGAAGAGGTGCTTAGCTACAACAATAAGGCATATGTACCTCTTCGTTTATTCGCTGAGAGCAGCGGTGCTCTTGTAAAATACACGCAAGCCTCTCCTGAGACGGATAACAAACATCAAATAGACGTTCGCTATGCTGCTGAAAAAGCTTTTTCCGAGCAAACTTCAAATGCAGCCGGTAGTAAGCCGCTTGAGGACTCACGGGAACTGCAGCTGCAAGATATGCTTGTCATAAGTCTACTTCCGCATATGCAAGAGAAACTTGCTGAGGTATATGCAGATATAATTACAATACCACCAGTAATTCATCCGGATTCCGTCAATGTGAAGAACATTGAAAGGGTAGCTGCTTTCCGTGGTTTTGATTTTTTAATCACCATAGATGCTCAACCAATGGTCGGTCCTCATATACCTGTCGGCGAAGATGTATTTACATTTCGGATCTCGTCGGCTGGAGTTGAAATTAAAAATTATGAGCATCTTAAAGGACCCAATAAGGATGACTTCCTCCCCAATTACCAATATCTTTTGAAGTAA
- a CDS encoding ArsR/SmtB family transcription factor: MRQIDEFAVAQAAKVLSDPIRLKILMLLKEGRQEVYQAPVCSAFAHAICPEDLKLGLGDISSSKLSYHLKELKDEGFIQECREGKRIYYLLKPDRFKSLIESLRGLY; the protein is encoded by the coding sequence ATGAGACAAATTGATGAATTTGCAGTAGCCCAAGCGGCTAAAGTACTCAGCGATCCGATACGGCTCAAAATATTGATGCTTCTTAAAGAGGGCAGGCAGGAGGTTTACCAGGCGCCTGTCTGTTCGGCCTTTGCTCATGCGATCTGTCCGGAGGATCTGAAGCTCGGTTTGGGTGACATTTCGTCGTCGAAGCTGTCATATCATTTGAAGGAATTGAAGGACGAAGGTTTCATTCAGGAGTGCAGGGAGGGGAAACGGATTTATTATCTCTTAAAGCCTGACCGTTTTAAGAGTCTAATTGAATCGCTCCGCGGGTTGTACTAA
- a CDS encoding SDR family oxidoreductase: MKLSGNTILITGGSSGIGLAFAERFIKAGNQVIVCGRREHVLQDAKEKFPGLITRVCDLDVESERAALFDWVTANYPEVNVLVNNAGIQQRFNVLKADAKNNWSYFNKEIITNMEAPFHLSMLFAPFFAAKEEAAIINVTSGLAFTPFAIAPIYSATKAALHSFTMSLRHQLSDTSVEVIEVAPPAVNTDLGGTGLHIHGEPLDAFADGIFKGLEEGKQEIGYGTSVSRLRMSRDEVDEYTEKMYKSMKHAIE; the protein is encoded by the coding sequence ATGAAACTTTCAGGAAATACAATACTGATCACAGGCGGAAGTTCCGGTATCGGACTCGCTTTTGCAGAGCGCTTTATAAAGGCCGGAAATCAAGTCATTGTTTGCGGACGACGCGAACATGTACTTCAAGATGCGAAGGAAAAATTCCCCGGCCTCATTACCCGTGTTTGTGATTTGGATGTAGAATCCGAGCGTGCAGCCTTGTTTGATTGGGTAACGGCGAACTATCCGGAAGTGAATGTGTTAGTTAACAATGCGGGGATTCAGCAACGCTTTAATGTATTAAAAGCAGATGCGAAGAACAATTGGAGTTATTTCAATAAAGAAATTATAACCAACATGGAAGCGCCTTTCCATCTCTCTATGCTGTTCGCTCCATTTTTTGCGGCAAAAGAAGAGGCGGCTATCATTAACGTGACATCCGGGTTAGCTTTTACACCGTTTGCGATTGCCCCGATTTATTCGGCAACCAAAGCGGCGCTTCATTCATTTACAATGAGTCTAAGACACCAGCTTTCCGATACATCGGTAGAAGTCATCGAAGTCGCTCCGCCGGCGGTGAATACGGATTTAGGCGGAACCGGTCTGCATATCCATGGAGAACCGTTAGATGCCTTCGCAGATGGAATTTTCAAAGGCTTGGAAGAAGGTAAACAGGAAATCGGATACGGCACTTCCGTGAGTCGCTTACGCATGTCGCGGGATGAAGTCGACGAATACACGGAAAAAATGTATAAGTCAATGAAACACGCAATTGAGTAA
- a CDS encoding methyl-accepting chemotaxis protein, which produces MTRIILGLFRFLLELEHKSSSVQNIVRVIHDFASQTHLLGLNAAIEAAREMKLNVG; this is translated from the coding sequence ATGACCCGTATTATTTTGGGATTGTTCCGATTCTTGCTCGAATTGGAGCATAAATCCAGCTCGGTTCAAAACATAGTGCGAGTGATCCATGACTTTGCCAGTCAAACCCACTTGCTTGGTTTAAATGCCGCTATTGAAGCTGCCCGTGAAATGAAGCTGAATGTCGGATGA
- a CDS encoding VOC family protein has protein sequence MSNESKGETSAVHKNKLLRMDNVGIVVESLDDAISFFEEIGLKLEGRATVEGEWAGRITGLGSQCVEIAMMVTPDGHSRLELSRFLTPPTISDHRTAPVNALGYLRVMFAVEDIDEMVSRLTKYGAQLVGEVVQYEDSYRLCYIRGIEGLLIGLAEQLGNK, from the coding sequence ATGTCCAATGAATCAAAAGGGGAAACATCTGCCGTTCATAAAAATAAATTACTAAGAATGGACAATGTTGGCATCGTTGTAGAATCCCTAGATGACGCAATCTCTTTCTTCGAGGAGATTGGCTTGAAGCTCGAAGGGCGTGCTACAGTCGAAGGTGAATGGGCTGGTCGCATAACCGGGCTGGGTTCACAGTGTGTAGAGATTGCTATGATGGTTACCCCGGATGGCCACAGCCGACTTGAACTTTCGCGATTTCTCACCCCACCTACTATATCAGATCACCGAACTGCTCCTGTAAATGCCCTCGGTTATCTACGCGTCATGTTCGCCGTTGAAGACATTGACGAAATGGTATCCAGACTCACTAAGTATGGTGCTCAGCTCGTTGGCGAAGTGGTTCAATACGAGGACTCGTATCGGCTCTGCTACATTCGTGGAATTGAAGGACTTCTAATCGGTTTGGCGGAACAACTCGGTAATAAATAA
- a CDS encoding dihydrofolate reductase family protein: MRKLVLFLHASLDGFVEGPNGAMDIGWVSYDEDLAKHAAQILSTADTVLWGRGTYQLMFSYWPMVPSNPSSSQHELEHAAWIEQTSKIVFSKTLDKVEWNNSRLVKENVKEEILNLKEQSGKDIVILGSPRFAHHVMGLDLIDEYKITVSPVLLGSGLPLFQGLQEKTNLKLIENKTFNSGAIGLYYQRDSAT, encoded by the coding sequence ATGAGAAAGCTTGTTTTATTTTTGCATGCATCGCTTGACGGTTTTGTAGAAGGGCCTAATGGCGCAATGGACATTGGCTGGGTTTCATATGATGAGGATTTAGCGAAACACGCGGCGCAAATTTTGAGTACGGCCGACACCGTCCTTTGGGGTAGGGGCACTTATCAACTAATGTTCAGCTATTGGCCCATGGTGCCGTCGAACCCCTCAAGTTCACAGCATGAACTGGAGCATGCCGCGTGGATTGAGCAAACATCCAAAATTGTTTTTTCCAAGACGCTTGATAAAGTGGAATGGAACAATTCCAGACTGGTGAAAGAGAATGTCAAGGAAGAAATCCTGAACTTGAAAGAGCAGTCAGGAAAGGATATTGTCATCCTCGGCAGTCCCAGGTTTGCGCACCACGTGATGGGTCTTGATCTAATCGATGAGTACAAAATCACAGTTTCTCCTGTCCTGCTCGGCAGCGGGCTGCCGTTGTTTCAAGGACTTCAAGAGAAGACCAATCTTAAACTTATCGAAAATAAAACTTTCAATTCCGGAGCCATTGGTCTCTATTACCAGAGGGATAGTGCCACGTAA
- a CDS encoding DUF4345 domain-containing protein, which yields MELTLRIFLGLVALICRAGGLNLLTKGAGYFLPNTTPPQRVLDNLVRFLSGIYFGLGFLMAWTVFRFHELTDLIYFIGIVVICSGLGRLYSRIKVGSAGKYFDFIMVFEIALGAGIVLLQYFRFG from the coding sequence ATGGAATTGACGCTAAGGATTTTTCTGGGTCTGGTCGCCTTGATATGCCGGGCAGGAGGTTTAAACCTGTTGACAAAAGGAGCGGGCTATTTCTTGCCAAATACAACCCCGCCACAACGCGTCTTAGATAACCTGGTCCGGTTTCTGAGCGGCATTTATTTCGGCCTTGGCTTCCTGATGGCCTGGACTGTTTTTCGTTTTCACGAGCTTACCGATTTAATCTATTTCATTGGTATTGTCGTTATTTGCTCGGGTCTCGGCAGGTTGTATTCAAGAATCAAAGTTGGCTCGGCAGGGAAATATTTTGATTTTATCATGGTCTTTGAAATTGCTTTAGGCGCTGGTATTGTATTGCTGCAATATTTCAGATTTGGTTGA
- a CDS encoding stalk domain-containing protein, producing the protein MNIKRSVPTLLVGLLVSLLISGATCYACSCIPLTFEQKVERAEQVFIGKVVGIWHSKQLVQVNVEFEVSSVYKGDVPSFTHVYSSSAACGISFQFGKSYLVFKDADGTTSLCSGTGAVNDEKPLDESLLGKPVQTYEHNSSMAVSDVKLRYHHEKISAVRIDPRNKAVLPLRDDLLKELGIERTSHPDDHEQIKLAKGNKNVTVITGSNILILKNGPKYLDTISFRDDGIVYAPLRDLMEELDFSVIWNDHDRSVTLKDNNAVVSVPLKIENFGKLENFQKNVNNKVPDNMRVVRYSIDSGPIYMG; encoded by the coding sequence TTGAATATTAAACGATCCGTACCGACTCTGCTGGTTGGACTGCTGGTTTCGCTGCTAATTTCAGGAGCGACCTGCTATGCTTGCAGCTGTATACCGCTAACCTTTGAACAGAAGGTCGAGCGCGCGGAGCAGGTTTTTATCGGCAAGGTGGTGGGAATATGGCACAGTAAACAGCTCGTTCAAGTCAATGTGGAGTTTGAGGTTTCGAGCGTTTATAAAGGAGACGTCCCTTCGTTTACGCACGTTTATTCCAGTAGTGCGGCTTGTGGTATTTCTTTTCAGTTTGGCAAATCGTATCTTGTATTCAAAGATGCTGATGGGACTACTTCACTTTGTTCCGGCACCGGAGCCGTAAACGATGAGAAGCCGCTGGACGAAAGTCTTTTGGGCAAACCAGTGCAGACGTATGAACATAATTCCTCAATGGCCGTAAGTGACGTCAAGCTGCGCTATCATCACGAAAAAATTAGTGCTGTCCGCATAGATCCCAGAAACAAGGCCGTACTGCCTCTTCGGGATGACTTGTTAAAAGAACTAGGAATCGAGCGAACGAGTCATCCGGACGACCACGAGCAAATCAAATTAGCCAAAGGAAATAAGAATGTTACCGTCATTACAGGAAGCAACATCCTCATACTGAAAAATGGACCCAAATATCTGGATACGATTAGCTTCCGGGATGACGGAATCGTTTATGCGCCGCTTCGTGACCTTATGGAGGAATTGGATTTTAGCGTAATCTGGAATGATCATGATCGCTCCGTTACTCTCAAAGATAACAATGCCGTTGTCAGCGTGCCGTTAAAAATAGAAAACTTCGGTAAGCTCGAGAATTTTCAGAAAAACGTTAACAATAAGGTGCCTGATAATATGCGCGTTGTTCGCTATTCCATAGATTCCGGACCCATTTATATGGGATGA
- a CDS encoding MIP/aquaporin family protein, which yields MLRKKLIAEFIGTYFLVFAGPGAMVIDQITKDITHVGVALTFGLVVMALIYCFGHVSGAHFNPAVTIAFLVRKDISLRDSLFYIVIQFAAALFASYTLLLLFGNVANLGATLPRSSEIQSFVLEFILTFVLMMVILGSAVHGKAVKSFAGIAIGGTVGLMAMFAGPICGASMNPARSLGPALVSGATQHLWLYIVATILGAIAASLVYQTIHE from the coding sequence ATGCTGCGTAAAAAGTTAATTGCTGAATTTATAGGTACTTATTTCTTAGTCTTTGCAGGCCCAGGAGCTATGGTCATTGATCAAATTACCAAAGATATTACGCATGTCGGCGTCGCTTTAACCTTTGGGCTTGTCGTTATGGCACTCATTTATTGTTTTGGGCATGTGTCGGGGGCTCATTTTAATCCCGCCGTTACGATTGCCTTTCTGGTGCGGAAAGATATTTCACTCCGAGACAGCTTGTTTTATATTGTGATCCAATTCGCCGCGGCGCTATTTGCAAGCTATACGCTGCTTCTTCTGTTTGGCAACGTCGCGAATTTAGGTGCAACACTTCCTAGATCATCAGAAATACAATCTTTTGTCTTGGAGTTTATATTGACGTTCGTGCTGATGATGGTTATTTTAGGGTCGGCCGTACATGGAAAAGCGGTTAAAAGCTTCGCCGGTATTGCTATCGGAGGAACTGTTGGACTCATGGCCATGTTTGCGGGTCCGATTTGCGGAGCTTCCATGAATCCTGCGCGCTCGCTAGGTCCGGCTCTTGTTTCGGGTGCTACACAGCATCTATGGCTTTATATTGTGGCGACCATCCTTGGGGCTATTGCTGCCTCCTTGGTTTATCAAACCATCCATGAATAA
- a CDS encoding MerR family transcriptional regulator codes for MKYFSISEASAMLNIPESTIRYYEKKGLLPLIERDEAGRRLFSDDQISLLETVIRLKNTHMPISGIKQYIDWVIEGESTTRLRLEMMKKHKQAVLAEISLMTESLKGIDVKITRYTKRLQEE; via the coding sequence ATGAAGTATTTTTCAATTAGCGAAGCTTCGGCTATGTTGAATATTCCGGAATCAACGATACGTTATTATGAAAAAAAAGGACTGCTCCCCCTGATCGAACGGGATGAAGCCGGCAGGCGGTTATTTTCAGATGATCAAATTTCGCTTCTAGAAACCGTCATTCGTTTAAAAAATACGCACATGCCCATAAGCGGTATCAAGCAATACATTGATTGGGTAATTGAAGGAGAAAGCACCACCCGGCTCCGGCTCGAAATGATGAAGAAACACAAGCAAGCTGTATTGGCGGAAATTTCGTTGATGACAGAATCCTTAAAAGGAATTGACGTAAAAATTACACGTTATACAAAACGTCTTCAGGAGGAATGA